From a single Brassica napus cultivar Da-Ae chromosome C9, Da-Ae, whole genome shotgun sequence genomic region:
- the LOC125592752 gene encoding uncharacterized protein LOC125592752, whose translation MEKFTQVSAVNYTKPHRQVSSLRAERIQKHLNKINKTPVFTIQSPDGDVIDCVPKRKQPALDHPLLKHHKIQRAPTRMPQMMGKERTDDVKEAANLLESAWQMWHVNGTRCPKGTVPIRRNTMNDVLRAKHYLTLAKSDVVLTLLGGQKSLMPFGTSGHEVH comes from the exons ATGGAG AAGTTTACACAAGTCTCAGCTGTTAACTATACCAAACCGCATAGACAAGTCAGTAGCTTGAGAGCTGAGAGGATCCAAAAGCACTTAAACAAGATCAACAAGACTCCTGTCTTCACTATCCAG AGTCCAGATGGTGATGTAATAGATTGTGTACCAAAAAGAAAGCAGCCAGCTTTGGATCATCCACTCTTAAAGCATCACAAGATTCAG AGAGCACCGACGAGAATGCCGCAGATGATGGGAAAGGAGAGAACCGATGATGTTAAAGAAGCAGCCAATCTATTGGAAAGTGCATGGCAAATGTGGCACGTGAACGGCACGAGGTGCCCCAAGGGAACTGTTCCCATACGACGGAACACAATGAATGATGTGCTCAGAGCCAAGCATTATTTGACTTTGGCAAAAAGCGATGTAGTATTGACCTTGCTCGGAGGACAGAAAAGCCTGATGCCCTTTGGCACTAGTGGACACGAGGTACACTGA